Proteins encoded within one genomic window of Bemisia tabaci chromosome 2, PGI_BMITA_v3:
- the parvin gene encoding beta-parvin, giving the protein MATARPKSPKTLGPIKSDKDESFWEKIGTLGRKKRIKEAQEIEEEGKLAIELPGSPTNPDLPPEEYDIGENEERSMVESKSYDDIKLRELIAVLIEWINDELADQRIIVKDIEEDLYDGQVLQKLLEKLTYEKLDVPEVTQSEDGQKQKLGVVLAAVNKALGHPRWAQLQWSVESVHSKNLVAILHLLVALARHFRAPVRLPENVSVSVLVVQKKDGALCHRTVQEQITSTYDDLGMRCERDAFDTLFDHAPDKLQVVKKSLLTFANKHLSKVNLEVNELETQFHDGVFLVLLLGLLEGFFVPLDNFYLAPQDLDQKVFNVNLAFKLMQDIGLAKPKARPEDIVNLDLKSTLRVLYNLFTKYKSMG; this is encoded by the exons ATGGCTACTGCTAGACCAAAATCTCCTAAAACCCTTGGTCCTATCAAAAGTGACAAAGATGAATCATTCTGGGAGAAGATTGGGACTCTTGGAAGGAAGAAGCGAATCAAGGAAG CGCAAGAAATcgaagaagaaggaaaactAGCCATAGAACTTCCAGGGAGTCCAACCAACCCAGATCTTCCTCCCGAAGAGTATGACATCG gtgaaaatgaagaaagatcAATGGTGGAATCAAAATCATATGATGATATCAAACTGCGTGAGCTGATTGCTGTGCTCATTGAATGGATCAATGATGAATTGGCTGATCAACGGATAATTGTTAAGGATATTGAAGAGGACCTTTATGATGGAcaagttcttcaaaaattgctCG aGAAACTAACATATGAAAAGTTGGATGTGCCAGAAGTAACTCAGTCGGAGGATGGACAGAAACAAAAGCTAGGAGTAGTTTTAGCGGCAGTTAACAAA gCGCTTGGTCATCCTCGTTGGGCTCAGCTTCAGTGGAGTGTTGAAAGTGTCCATTCTAAGAATTTAGTTGCCATCCTCCACTTATTGGTAGCTCTTGCCCGCCATTTCCGAGCTCCTGTGAGGTTACCGGAGAATGTTTCAGTCAGTGTTTTGGTCGTACAG aaaaaagaTGGAGCTTTGTGTCATCGAACTGTCCAAGAACAAATAACATCTACGTACGATGATCTTGGTATGCGATGTGAACGGGATGCATTTGATACGCTTTTTGATCATGCCCCAGACAAACTTCAAGTGGTTAAAAAG TCTCTCCTAACATTTGCAAAcaaacatctgagcaaagtaaATCTGGAAGTTAACGAGTTGGAAACACAGTTTCATGATGGTGTATTCCTTGTATTGTTACTTGGACTTCTGGAAGGATTTTTTGTCCCATTGGATAATTTCTACCTAGCCCCGCAGGACTTAGACCAAAAAGTGTTCAATGTCAACCTTGCTTTTAAACTCATGCAGGACATAGGGCTTGCAAAACCAAAAGCCAGACCGGAAG ATATTGTCAACCTAGACCTGAAATCTACACTACGAGTCTTATACAATCTATTCACGAAGTATAAGAGTATGGGATAA
- the LOC109035140 gene encoding uncharacterized protein encodes MTESSLSHLEATSVTTTLKTMDVTVKLETNIPPYVSKIAYENNPDDGPSENGQQVEEDNYSDGKAIKQIHILEEDDNRESEFSFSDDQFTLYIGSEEQVEAVICSGSDYVCSNCGEVFSKKVELFHHKRAMHNLDKFHRCPVCMRSFTQRSNMKAHLRVHTGEKPFKCEYCGRCFAQKSNLINHTPIHTKEKPYKCQLCEKHFIQKSNLKSHVLTHTGEKPFKCDLCDKCFIQKSNLVCHYRIHTQEKPHKCEVCLRFFSQKSNLSNHMKQHGIIETPLKIETNCM; translated from the exons ATGACTGAATCATCCCTATCCCATTTGGAAGCAACTTCAGTCACCACTACCCTTAAGACAATGGATGTTACCGTCAAACTTGAGACGAATATTCCGCCTTATGTTTCTAAAATT GCCTATGAGAACAATCCTGATGATGGACCCTCAGAGAATGGTCAACAAGTTGAGGAAGATAATTACTCAGATGGCAAAGCTATTAAACAAATCCATATTCTGGAAGAAGATGATAACCGTGAGTCTGAGTTTTCATTCAGTGATGACCAATTTACCCTATATATTGGCAGTGAAGAGCAGGTAGAAGCTGTGATATGTTCAGGCAGTGACTATGTCTGCTCCAATTGCGGTGAGGTTTTCAGTAAAAAAGTGGAATTATTTCATCACAAAAGAGCAATGCACAATCTTGACAAGTTTCATCGGTGTCCAGTTTGCATGCGGTCCTTCACTCAGAGAAGCAACATGAAAGCTCACTTGCGTGTTCACACTGGTGAAAAGCCGTTCAAATGTGAATACTGTGGTAGATGCTTTGCTCAAAAGTCCAATCTCATCAACCACACTCCAATTCACACCAAAGAAAAACCGTATAAATGTCAGTTATGTGAAAAACACTTCATTCAGAAATCCAACTTGAAGAGTCATGTGTTGACTCATACaggtgaaaaaccattcaaatgtGATTTATGTGACAaatgtttcattcaaaaatcgaatttagtTTGTCATTACAGAATACACACACAAGAGAAACCTCATAAATGTGAAGTGTGTCTTCggtttttctcacaaaaatctAATTTATCAAATCATATGAAACAACATGGAATAATTGAGACTCCCTTGAAAATAGAAACTAATTGTATGTGA